In Cyprinus carpio isolate SPL01 chromosome A14, ASM1834038v1, whole genome shotgun sequence, a single window of DNA contains:
- the LOC109055422 gene encoding actin filament-associated protein 1-like 1 isoform X1, which yields MVGLAVSSAAVSAMELLVTELNVLLKLLDHETLSCATEEKKTAVKNLLRQLQPSVTGKDFMYMNTSVYRNGTSFVESLFDTFDCDLGDLKVEMEDQKKEPETKHTAHIVPKPNTADSPPPLPNTPPPEDYYEEAVPLSPGKMPEYITSRSSSSPPNSIEDGYYEDAENNYPTTQVNGQRKNSYNDSDAISSSYESYDEEEEEKGQRLTHQWPSEENSMDPVRDCHICAFLLRKKRFGQWAKQLTVIRENRLQCYKSSKDQSPYTDIPLSLCNVIYVPKDGRRKKHELRFSLPGGDALVLAVQSKEQAEKWLQVVREVTGQGNGLDSPSSPMIPRKIELDKWCSSEKQTSDSDSMPSGESARDGRENGKPKRGALSELTGTVSRAAGRKITRMISFSKRKPPLPGDARTSLDQDPRCGYVGVLLNQCWKEHWCHVQAGSLYLYHEKGEQRVPHTTVALKGCEVVPGLGPKHPFALRILKGGAELAALEASCSEDMGRWLGVLLAETGSSADPESLHYDYVDVETIANIRTAARHSFLWATSTDSRTYDEVPFEPIEENGRLMGGAQTKRHSSFSSSDTGKPSPQITLKRHGSNANQYGRYGKTRAQEDARRYLKEKEDLEKEIDSIRSALVSLRKKKREAKEKMNGAADKQKLALEECVAQLEDSCRVKEGERVDLELKLTQVKENLKKSLAGGELGAPTEYLQTTNKTQRTETQYIESFLPVNCTSEMRKWPPSIYASTKGNVMQKAKEWESKKGT from the exons ATGGTGGGCCTGGCTGTCTCCTCAGCAGCTGTTTCTG CGATGGAGCTCTTGGTGACGGAGTTGAATGTGCTGTTGAAGCTGTTGGACCATGAGACCCTGAGCTGTGCtacagaagagaagaaaacagCTGTGAAGAACCTTCTCAGACAACTTCAGCCCTCAG TCACTGGAAAAGACTTTATGTACATGAACACCTCAGTATACAGAAACGGAACCAGCTTTGTCGAATCCCTTTTTGATACATTCG attGTGACCTAGGGGACCTGAAAGTTGAAATGGAGGATCAGAAGAAAGAGCCAGAGACAAAACACACTGCCCACATTGTCCCCAAACCA AACACAGCAGATTCACCTCCCCCCCTGCCCAACACACCACCTCCAGAGGATTACTATGAAGAAGCCGTTCCACTCAGCCCTGGAAAGATGCCAGAATATATCACCAGCCGCA GCAGCTCCAGTCCTCCTAATTCCATTGAAGATGGATATTATGAAGATGCTGAGAATAATTACCCAACAACTCAAGTGAACGGACAACGCAAAAACTCCT ATAATGACTCGGATGCCATAAGCAGTTCTTATGAGTCCtatgatgaggaagaggaagagaaaggcCAGCGTTTGACACACCAGTGGCCCTCAGAGGAGAACTCCATGGACCCGGTGAGAGACTGCCATATCTGTGCCTTCCTGCTGAGGAAAAAACGCTTCGGCCAGTGGGCCAAACAGCTCACTGTCATCCGCGAGAACAGACTCCAG TGCTATAAAAGCTCTAAAGACCAGTCGCCCTACACTGACATACCACTCAGCCTGTGCAACGTCATCTATGTGCCCAAAGATGGCCGGAGGAAGAAGCACGAGCTCCGATTCTCTCTTCCCGGTGGAGATGCACTGGTGTTGGCCGTGCAGAGCAAGGAGCAGGCCGAGAAATGGCTCCAA GTGGTGCGTGAAGTTACAGGTCAGGGGAATGGGTTGGACAGCCCATCTTCTCCCATGATTCCTAGGAAGATTGAACTGGATAAG TGGTGTTCTTCAGAGAAGCAAACCTCAGATTCTGACAGTATGCCAAGTGGAGAAAGTGCTCGCGATGGACGGGAAAATG GTAAACCCAAGCGAGGTGCACTGTCAGAGCTAACGGGCACCGTAAGCCGAGCTGCAGGAAGAAAGATCACAAGAATGATCAGTTTCTCCAAAAGAAAGCCTCCACTGCCAGGAGACGCCCGCACGTCACTCGACCAGGATCCTCGGTGTG gttatGTAGGAGTGCTGTTGAATCAGTGCTGGAAGGAACACTGGTGTCATGTGCAGGCCGGATCACTTTACCTTTACCATGAGAAAGGAGAACAGCGGGTCCCCCACACCACTGTGGCTCTGAAGGGATGCGAGGTTGTCCCAGGCCTCGGGCCTAAACACCCCTTCGCCCTGAGGATACTGAAAGGAGGTGCAGAGCTGGCAGCTTTAGAG GCGAGTTGTTCGGAGGACATGGGCCGCTGGCTGGGAGTCTTGTTGGCAGAAACCGGTTCCTCTGCTGACCCCGAGTCTCTACATTATGACTATGTAGATGTGGAAACTATTGCCAACATCCGTACAGCTGCCCGTCACTCTTTCCT ATGGGCAACCTCCACAGATTCAAGAACGTATGATGAGGTCCCTTTCGAACCCATAGAG GAAAATGGGAGGTTGATGGGAGGAGCACAAACAAAACGTCATTCGTCTTTCTCCAGCAGTGACACAGGAAAGCCCAGTCCACAAATCACTCTAAAACGCCACGGCTCCA ATGCAAATCAGTACGGGAGGTATGGGAAAACGCGGGCACAGGAGGACGCACGCCGATActtgaaagaaaaagaagaccTGGAAAAAGAAATAGATAGTATCAGAAGTGCCCTAGTCTCACTGCGGAAAAAGAAACGAGAGGCCAAAGAGAAGATGAATGGTGCAGCGG ATAAGCAGAAGTTGGCTTTAGAGGAGTGTGTAGCCCAGTTAGAGGACAGCTGTCGGGTGAAAGAAGGAGAGCGTGTGGACCTAGAGCTCAAACTCACGCAGGTGAAGGAGAACCTGAAGAAATCATTGGCTGGTGGAGAACTGGGGGCACCTACAGAGTACCTACAGACTACAAACAAG ACCCAAAGGACGGAGACTCAGTATATTGAGTCATTTCTTCCTGTCAACTGCACCTCTGAAATGCGCAAGTGGCCCCCCTCCATCTATGCATCCACGAAGGGAAACGTTATGCAGAAAGCCAAG GAATGGGAATCAAAGAAGGGGACTTAA
- the LOC109055422 gene encoding actin filament-associated protein 1-like 1 isoform X2, with amino-acid sequence MEINSKPMELLVTELNVLLKLLDHETLSCATEEKKTAVKNLLRQLQPSVTGKDFMYMNTSVYRNGTSFVESLFDTFDCDLGDLKVEMEDQKKEPETKHTAHIVPKPNTADSPPPLPNTPPPEDYYEEAVPLSPGKMPEYITSRSSSSPPNSIEDGYYEDAENNYPTTQVNGQRKNSYNDSDAISSSYESYDEEEEEKGQRLTHQWPSEENSMDPVRDCHICAFLLRKKRFGQWAKQLTVIRENRLQCYKSSKDQSPYTDIPLSLCNVIYVPKDGRRKKHELRFSLPGGDALVLAVQSKEQAEKWLQVVREVTGQGNGLDSPSSPMIPRKIELDKWCSSEKQTSDSDSMPSGESARDGRENGKPKRGALSELTGTVSRAAGRKITRMISFSKRKPPLPGDARTSLDQDPRCGYVGVLLNQCWKEHWCHVQAGSLYLYHEKGEQRVPHTTVALKGCEVVPGLGPKHPFALRILKGGAELAALEASCSEDMGRWLGVLLAETGSSADPESLHYDYVDVETIANIRTAARHSFLWATSTDSRTYDEVPFEPIEENGRLMGGAQTKRHSSFSSSDTGKPSPQITLKRHGSNANQYGRYGKTRAQEDARRYLKEKEDLEKEIDSIRSALVSLRKKKREAKEKMNGAADKQKLALEECVAQLEDSCRVKEGERVDLELKLTQVKENLKKSLAGGELGAPTEYLQTTNKTQRTETQYIESFLPVNCTSEMRKWPPSIYASTKGNVMQKAKEWESKKGT; translated from the exons CGATGGAGCTCTTGGTGACGGAGTTGAATGTGCTGTTGAAGCTGTTGGACCATGAGACCCTGAGCTGTGCtacagaagagaagaaaacagCTGTGAAGAACCTTCTCAGACAACTTCAGCCCTCAG TCACTGGAAAAGACTTTATGTACATGAACACCTCAGTATACAGAAACGGAACCAGCTTTGTCGAATCCCTTTTTGATACATTCG attGTGACCTAGGGGACCTGAAAGTTGAAATGGAGGATCAGAAGAAAGAGCCAGAGACAAAACACACTGCCCACATTGTCCCCAAACCA AACACAGCAGATTCACCTCCCCCCCTGCCCAACACACCACCTCCAGAGGATTACTATGAAGAAGCCGTTCCACTCAGCCCTGGAAAGATGCCAGAATATATCACCAGCCGCA GCAGCTCCAGTCCTCCTAATTCCATTGAAGATGGATATTATGAAGATGCTGAGAATAATTACCCAACAACTCAAGTGAACGGACAACGCAAAAACTCCT ATAATGACTCGGATGCCATAAGCAGTTCTTATGAGTCCtatgatgaggaagaggaagagaaaggcCAGCGTTTGACACACCAGTGGCCCTCAGAGGAGAACTCCATGGACCCGGTGAGAGACTGCCATATCTGTGCCTTCCTGCTGAGGAAAAAACGCTTCGGCCAGTGGGCCAAACAGCTCACTGTCATCCGCGAGAACAGACTCCAG TGCTATAAAAGCTCTAAAGACCAGTCGCCCTACACTGACATACCACTCAGCCTGTGCAACGTCATCTATGTGCCCAAAGATGGCCGGAGGAAGAAGCACGAGCTCCGATTCTCTCTTCCCGGTGGAGATGCACTGGTGTTGGCCGTGCAGAGCAAGGAGCAGGCCGAGAAATGGCTCCAA GTGGTGCGTGAAGTTACAGGTCAGGGGAATGGGTTGGACAGCCCATCTTCTCCCATGATTCCTAGGAAGATTGAACTGGATAAG TGGTGTTCTTCAGAGAAGCAAACCTCAGATTCTGACAGTATGCCAAGTGGAGAAAGTGCTCGCGATGGACGGGAAAATG GTAAACCCAAGCGAGGTGCACTGTCAGAGCTAACGGGCACCGTAAGCCGAGCTGCAGGAAGAAAGATCACAAGAATGATCAGTTTCTCCAAAAGAAAGCCTCCACTGCCAGGAGACGCCCGCACGTCACTCGACCAGGATCCTCGGTGTG gttatGTAGGAGTGCTGTTGAATCAGTGCTGGAAGGAACACTGGTGTCATGTGCAGGCCGGATCACTTTACCTTTACCATGAGAAAGGAGAACAGCGGGTCCCCCACACCACTGTGGCTCTGAAGGGATGCGAGGTTGTCCCAGGCCTCGGGCCTAAACACCCCTTCGCCCTGAGGATACTGAAAGGAGGTGCAGAGCTGGCAGCTTTAGAG GCGAGTTGTTCGGAGGACATGGGCCGCTGGCTGGGAGTCTTGTTGGCAGAAACCGGTTCCTCTGCTGACCCCGAGTCTCTACATTATGACTATGTAGATGTGGAAACTATTGCCAACATCCGTACAGCTGCCCGTCACTCTTTCCT ATGGGCAACCTCCACAGATTCAAGAACGTATGATGAGGTCCCTTTCGAACCCATAGAG GAAAATGGGAGGTTGATGGGAGGAGCACAAACAAAACGTCATTCGTCTTTCTCCAGCAGTGACACAGGAAAGCCCAGTCCACAAATCACTCTAAAACGCCACGGCTCCA ATGCAAATCAGTACGGGAGGTATGGGAAAACGCGGGCACAGGAGGACGCACGCCGATActtgaaagaaaaagaagaccTGGAAAAAGAAATAGATAGTATCAGAAGTGCCCTAGTCTCACTGCGGAAAAAGAAACGAGAGGCCAAAGAGAAGATGAATGGTGCAGCGG ATAAGCAGAAGTTGGCTTTAGAGGAGTGTGTAGCCCAGTTAGAGGACAGCTGTCGGGTGAAAGAAGGAGAGCGTGTGGACCTAGAGCTCAAACTCACGCAGGTGAAGGAGAACCTGAAGAAATCATTGGCTGGTGGAGAACTGGGGGCACCTACAGAGTACCTACAGACTACAAACAAG ACCCAAAGGACGGAGACTCAGTATATTGAGTCATTTCTTCCTGTCAACTGCACCTCTGAAATGCGCAAGTGGCCCCCCTCCATCTATGCATCCACGAAGGGAAACGTTATGCAGAAAGCCAAG GAATGGGAATCAAAGAAGGGGACTTAA
- the LOC109055450 gene encoding gamma-aminobutyric acid receptor subunit pi-like isoform X2 gives MLLYRLFWMSLFLLITNGEREFYGNHFGEWNDSQLQPTIQKLMKGYNRYLRPNFNQGPVEIGMSLDIASIDAISEINMDYTATIFLRQRWRDSRLLFPGNESLSLDGRLVSLLWIPDTFIPDSKRSFLHDVTVENRLIRIFSNGTVLYALRITATIACSMDLTKYPMDRQECTLQLESWGYNLQDVVFYWTRGNDSVKGLDTLRLAQYSVESYYTTVSEAVYETGFYPKLVLHFSLRRNVLFFILETYVPSTLLVVLSWVSFWISQSSVPARTCIGVTTVLTMTTLMMGARTSLPNANCFIKAIDVYLGICFTFIFGALLEYACAHFCTMQHQTIVDVQRELLKEFEESNGMTHLANSMSPKKMQTEESTQQEMPEQSVTCEGNEATDKKREKGCSLSSLKQMSRRAASMMSVENPNNIDRHARVFFPMVFLLVNIFYWLYYLLF, from the exons ATGCTGCTGTATCGTCTGTTCTGGATGAGTCTATTTCTGTTGATTACAAACGG TGAAAGAGAATTTTATGGGAATCATTTTGGAGAGTGGAATGATTCGCAACTACAGCCCACCATACAGAAGCTGATGAAAGGCTACAATCGATACCTAAGGCCAAACTTCAACC AGGGGCCTGTTGAAATTGGAATGAGTCTGGATATTGCCAGTATTGATGCCATCTCTGAGATTAACATG GACTACACAGCCACTATCTTCCTAAGACAACGATGGCGAGATTCCCGCCTACTATTCCCTGGAAATGAAAGTCTGAGTCTGGATGGACGGCTGGTTTCTTTGCTGTGGATCCCTGATACGTTCATCCCTGATTCTAAGCGTTCTTTCCTCCATGATGTAACTGTGGAGAACCGTCTGATCCGCATCTTCAGCAACGGCACTGTGCTCTACGCTCTTCG CATAACAGCAACCATCGCCTGCAGCATGGACCTCACCAAGTATCCTATGGACAGACAAGAGTGTACTTTGCAATTAGAAAGCT GGGGCTATAATTTACAGGATGTAGTGTTTTACTGGACCCGAGGGAATGACTCAGTGAAGGGGCTAGATACACTGCGTCTGGCCCAGTACAGTGTAGAGAGCTACTACACAACCGTATCTGAAGCTGTGTATGAAACAG GTTTTTATCCGAAGCTAGTTCTGCACTTCTCTTTACGTAGAAATGTGCTGTTCTTCATTCTGGAGACGTATGTGCCCTCAACATTGCTGGTGGTTCTGTCATGGGTGTCTTTTTGGATCAGTCAGTCCTCCGTTCCAGCTCGCACCTGCATCG GGGTGACCACCGTTCTTACCATGACCACACTAATGATGGGTGCCAGGACCTCGCTTCCCAATGCCAACTGCTTCATTAAGGCTATAGACGTCTATCTTGGCATCTGTTTCACCTTCATCTTTGGTGCTCTGCTGGAATATGCCTGTGCTCATTTCTGCACCATGCAGCACCAAACCATTGTAGATGTGCAAAGG GAACTACTCAAAGAATTTGAGGAGTCAAATGGTATGACTCACTTGGCAAATTCAATGTCACCCAAAAAGATGCAGACTGAAGAATCCACTCAGCAGGAGATGCCTGAGCAATCTGTGACATGCGAAGGGAATGAGGCCACAGACAAGAAGAGAGAGAAGGGGTGCAGTTTGTCCTCTTTAAAGCAAATGTCTCGCCGAGCAGCATCCATGATGAGTGTCGAGAATCCTAACAACATCGACAGACATGCACGTGTATTTTTCCCCATGGTATTTCTCCTTGTCAATATTTTCTACTGGCTCTACTACCTTTTATTCTAA
- the LOC109055450 gene encoding gamma-aminobutyric acid receptor subunit pi-like isoform X1, with protein MKKRRQRKGLRTTWIRFAGTLSEKKRPRRRVKGKATMICISDLHSHCSSVSHYHRMLLYRLFWMSLFLLITNGEREFYGNHFGEWNDSQLQPTIQKLMKGYNRYLRPNFNQGPVEIGMSLDIASIDAISEINMDYTATIFLRQRWRDSRLLFPGNESLSLDGRLVSLLWIPDTFIPDSKRSFLHDVTVENRLIRIFSNGTVLYALRITATIACSMDLTKYPMDRQECTLQLESWGYNLQDVVFYWTRGNDSVKGLDTLRLAQYSVESYYTTVSEAVYETGFYPKLVLHFSLRRNVLFFILETYVPSTLLVVLSWVSFWISQSSVPARTCIGVTTVLTMTTLMMGARTSLPNANCFIKAIDVYLGICFTFIFGALLEYACAHFCTMQHQTIVDVQRELLKEFEESNGMTHLANSMSPKKMQTEESTQQEMPEQSVTCEGNEATDKKREKGCSLSSLKQMSRRAASMMSVENPNNIDRHARVFFPMVFLLVNIFYWLYYLLF; from the exons CCACTGCTCATCTGTATCACATTATCACAGAATGCTGCTGTATCGTCTGTTCTGGATGAGTCTATTTCTGTTGATTACAAACGG TGAAAGAGAATTTTATGGGAATCATTTTGGAGAGTGGAATGATTCGCAACTACAGCCCACCATACAGAAGCTGATGAAAGGCTACAATCGATACCTAAGGCCAAACTTCAACC AGGGGCCTGTTGAAATTGGAATGAGTCTGGATATTGCCAGTATTGATGCCATCTCTGAGATTAACATG GACTACACAGCCACTATCTTCCTAAGACAACGATGGCGAGATTCCCGCCTACTATTCCCTGGAAATGAAAGTCTGAGTCTGGATGGACGGCTGGTTTCTTTGCTGTGGATCCCTGATACGTTCATCCCTGATTCTAAGCGTTCTTTCCTCCATGATGTAACTGTGGAGAACCGTCTGATCCGCATCTTCAGCAACGGCACTGTGCTCTACGCTCTTCG CATAACAGCAACCATCGCCTGCAGCATGGACCTCACCAAGTATCCTATGGACAGACAAGAGTGTACTTTGCAATTAGAAAGCT GGGGCTATAATTTACAGGATGTAGTGTTTTACTGGACCCGAGGGAATGACTCAGTGAAGGGGCTAGATACACTGCGTCTGGCCCAGTACAGTGTAGAGAGCTACTACACAACCGTATCTGAAGCTGTGTATGAAACAG GTTTTTATCCGAAGCTAGTTCTGCACTTCTCTTTACGTAGAAATGTGCTGTTCTTCATTCTGGAGACGTATGTGCCCTCAACATTGCTGGTGGTTCTGTCATGGGTGTCTTTTTGGATCAGTCAGTCCTCCGTTCCAGCTCGCACCTGCATCG GGGTGACCACCGTTCTTACCATGACCACACTAATGATGGGTGCCAGGACCTCGCTTCCCAATGCCAACTGCTTCATTAAGGCTATAGACGTCTATCTTGGCATCTGTTTCACCTTCATCTTTGGTGCTCTGCTGGAATATGCCTGTGCTCATTTCTGCACCATGCAGCACCAAACCATTGTAGATGTGCAAAGG GAACTACTCAAAGAATTTGAGGAGTCAAATGGTATGACTCACTTGGCAAATTCAATGTCACCCAAAAAGATGCAGACTGAAGAATCCACTCAGCAGGAGATGCCTGAGCAATCTGTGACATGCGAAGGGAATGAGGCCACAGACAAGAAGAGAGAGAAGGGGTGCAGTTTGTCCTCTTTAAAGCAAATGTCTCGCCGAGCAGCATCCATGATGAGTGTCGAGAATCCTAACAACATCGACAGACATGCACGTGTATTTTTCCCCATGGTATTTCTCCTTGTCAATATTTTCTACTGGCTCTACTACCTTTTATTCTAA